One window from the genome of Hydra vulgaris chromosome 02, alternate assembly HydraT2T_AEP encodes:
- the LOC136076715 gene encoding NACHT, LRR and PYD domains-containing protein 3-like isoform X3 translates to MHHCLERIIKVINILLTQIKKKEGVLNERFICMIRINIKMAQNNTYAKKCENILNSQEFMLSFSECVGVSWKTLGRRLNIEEHYLSMIDEDNPKTDEKAYSMLTTWMQMSDNPTFEELKTALRNMKRIDLIRKIDKFTKTPGSPEITSRFSANKDTSEMCTALKNYYREKYGKINEVQPPLKVPANVDLMDNFVDLCIVDAVKTQMDVVFNFERKIFLEKQIRYTPIPYNEIFMKEKSVILISGVAGIGKTWLLRKCLLDWSNNLIWKSVELVFYLECRRLNQYPSISNINEILNVFYKGIINDFKISNHPALFIIDGLDEFKYLNELRNHSSSCNYPIVNALIEIQNYKYVVAGRVYAIDQYQSISTEHSNKLTVQIMGFNQKGILNYIENKVREEKKDVVKETLNSSPIARAMASVPFYLCSMCKIISDSKERNKNSFLTMTNLYASIFLYFFQNHIIKTNKLMNKIIEDDSNKKYILNICKIAYELFVENKVIFSEEEIQTFIIDFDNNESNLFGFIEKIETDEGCYYQFAHLTIMEFCSSVYAYNCLSIEEIIANKKLESCLSMICGLTNKSQNSLLKFLVNLNPSKSGSEELSYSILVYHFIWFALKSYWYFFLT, encoded by the exons aaacatcaAAATGGCGCAAAATAATACATATGCAAAGAAGTGTGAAAACATTCTTAATAGCCAAGAGTTCATGTTGAGTTTTAGTGAATGCGTTGGAGTAAGTTGGAAAACTCTTGGACGTAGGTTAAATATTGAAGAACATTATTTAAGTATGATTGATGAAGATAATCCTAAAACTGACGAAAAGGCATATTCAATGTTAACTACATGGATGCAAATGAGTGATAATCCAACATTTGAGGAGTTAAAAACAGCTTTAAGAAACATGAAGAGAATagatttaataagaaaaattgacaaatttacaa aAACTCCAGGTTCACCAGAAATAACTTCAAGATTTTCTGCCAACAAAg atacATCAGAGATGTGCACAGCACTGAAAAATTATTATCGTGAAAAATATGGGAAAATAAATGAAGTACAACCACCGTTAAAAGTACCTGCAAATGTCGATCTGATGGATAATTTTGTTGATCTATGTATTGTTGATGCAGTTAAAACTCAAATggatgttgtttttaattttgaacgaaaaatttttcttgaaaagCAAATAAGATATACACCTATTCcatataatgaaattttcatgAAAGAAAAGTCTGTAATTTTAATATCTGGAGTAGCTGGTATTGGAAAAACATGGTTGCTTCGAAAATGTTTGCTTGATTggtcaaataatttaatttggaaAAGTGTTGAACTTGTGTTTTATTTGGAGTGCAGAAGGCTTAATCAATATCCAAGtatttctaatattaatgaaattctaaatgttttctacaaaggtattataaatgatttcaaaattagtAATCATCCTGCACTGTTTATAATTGATGGATTAGacgagtttaaatatttaaatgagttAAGAAATCACAGTTCAAGTTGTAATTATCCAATCGTTAATGCTTTAATAGAAATTCAAAACTACAAATATGTAGTTGCTGGTAGAGTTTATGCAATTGATCAATACCAAAGTATATCTACAGAGCATAGTAATAAGCTAACCGTTCAAATAATGGGATTTAACCAAAAAGgaatacttaattatattgaaaataaagttagagaagaaaaaaaagatgttgtaaaagaaactttaaacaGCTCTCCAATTGCAAGAGCCATGGCATCTGttccattttatttatgttCCATGTGCAAAATTATTAGTGAttcaaaagaaagaaataaaaattctttcttaACAATGACAAATTTATATGCAAgtattttcttatacttttttcaaaatcacaTCATAAAAACGAATAAATTGATGAATAAGATAATTGAAGACGATTccaataagaaatatattttaaatatttgtaaaattgcatatgaattgtttgttgaaaataaagtaattttttcagaagaagaaattcaaacttttatcaTTGATTTTGATAACAATGAAAGTaatctttttggatttatagAAAAGATTGAAACAGATGAGGGATGTTATTATCAATTTGCACACTTAACAATAATGGAGTTTTGTTCATctgtatatgcatataattgtttaagtatTGAAGAGATTATAGCCAATAAAAAGCTTGAGAGTTGTTTATCGATGATTTGTGGATTAACTAATAAAAgccaaaatagtttattaaagtttcttgTTAACTTAAATCCTTCAAAAAGTGGTTCTGAAGAACTTTCGTATTCTATTTTAG TATACCATTTTATCTGGTTTGCCTTGAAAAgttattggtatttttttttaacctaa
- the LOC136076715 gene encoding NACHT, LRR and PYD domains-containing protein 3-like isoform X1 has translation MHHCLERIIKVINILLTQIKKKEGVLNERFICMIRINIKMAQNNTYAKKCENILNSQEFMLSFSECVGVSWKTLGRRLNIEEHYLSMIDEDNPKTDEKAYSMLTTWMQMSDNPTFEELKTALRNMKRIDLIRKIDKFTKTPGSPEITSRFSANKDTSEMCTALKNYYREKYGKINEVQPPLKVPANVDLMDNFVDLCIVDAVKTQMDVVFNFERKIFLEKQIRYTPIPYNEIFMKEKSVILISGVAGIGKTWLLRKCLLDWSNNLIWKSVELVFYLECRRLNQYPSISNINEILNVFYKGIINDFKISNHPALFIIDGLDEFKYLNELRNHSSSCNYPIVNALIEIQNYKYVVAGRVYAIDQYQSISTEHSNKLTVQIMGFNQKGILNYIENKVREEKKDVVKETLNSSPIARAMASVPFYLCSMCKIISDSKERNKNSFLTMTNLYASIFLYFFQNHIIKTNKLMNKIIEDDSNKKYILNICKIAYELFVENKVIFSEEEIQTFIIDFDNNESNLFGFIEKIETDEGCYYQFAHLTIMEFCSSVYAYNCLSIEEIIANKKLESCLSMICGLTNKSQNSLLKFLVNLNPSKSGSEELSYSILDRQKLKSKTYYVNLFIECFYESQSSFNDKIKLIVDEQDYWWQEWWQIWINGGKTSYETSCENYFVNHYIKSGRKLSRLNVKKNILSDEEKNLIIQCSTNVREVYFLCPIKFEGWKPKDKIEVLFMYISRYLITKKDFEENFLPWINLCEEITLSLHNDIDFIEEIYEWIRCLNVKWLLIRYRGKDFRNLDELKNFITQKNV, from the exons aaacatcaAAATGGCGCAAAATAATACATATGCAAAGAAGTGTGAAAACATTCTTAATAGCCAAGAGTTCATGTTGAGTTTTAGTGAATGCGTTGGAGTAAGTTGGAAAACTCTTGGACGTAGGTTAAATATTGAAGAACATTATTTAAGTATGATTGATGAAGATAATCCTAAAACTGACGAAAAGGCATATTCAATGTTAACTACATGGATGCAAATGAGTGATAATCCAACATTTGAGGAGTTAAAAACAGCTTTAAGAAACATGAAGAGAATagatttaataagaaaaattgacaaatttacaa aAACTCCAGGTTCACCAGAAATAACTTCAAGATTTTCTGCCAACAAAg atacATCAGAGATGTGCACAGCACTGAAAAATTATTATCGTGAAAAATATGGGAAAATAAATGAAGTACAACCACCGTTAAAAGTACCTGCAAATGTCGATCTGATGGATAATTTTGTTGATCTATGTATTGTTGATGCAGTTAAAACTCAAATggatgttgtttttaattttgaacgaaaaatttttcttgaaaagCAAATAAGATATACACCTATTCcatataatgaaattttcatgAAAGAAAAGTCTGTAATTTTAATATCTGGAGTAGCTGGTATTGGAAAAACATGGTTGCTTCGAAAATGTTTGCTTGATTggtcaaataatttaatttggaaAAGTGTTGAACTTGTGTTTTATTTGGAGTGCAGAAGGCTTAATCAATATCCAAGtatttctaatattaatgaaattctaaatgttttctacaaaggtattataaatgatttcaaaattagtAATCATCCTGCACTGTTTATAATTGATGGATTAGacgagtttaaatatttaaatgagttAAGAAATCACAGTTCAAGTTGTAATTATCCAATCGTTAATGCTTTAATAGAAATTCAAAACTACAAATATGTAGTTGCTGGTAGAGTTTATGCAATTGATCAATACCAAAGTATATCTACAGAGCATAGTAATAAGCTAACCGTTCAAATAATGGGATTTAACCAAAAAGgaatacttaattatattgaaaataaagttagagaagaaaaaaaagatgttgtaaaagaaactttaaacaGCTCTCCAATTGCAAGAGCCATGGCATCTGttccattttatttatgttCCATGTGCAAAATTATTAGTGAttcaaaagaaagaaataaaaattctttcttaACAATGACAAATTTATATGCAAgtattttcttatacttttttcaaaatcacaTCATAAAAACGAATAAATTGATGAATAAGATAATTGAAGACGATTccaataagaaatatattttaaatatttgtaaaattgcatatgaattgtttgttgaaaataaagtaattttttcagaagaagaaattcaaacttttatcaTTGATTTTGATAACAATGAAAGTaatctttttggatttatagAAAAGATTGAAACAGATGAGGGATGTTATTATCAATTTGCACACTTAACAATAATGGAGTTTTGTTCATctgtatatgcatataattgtttaagtatTGAAGAGATTATAGCCAATAAAAAGCTTGAGAGTTGTTTATCGATGATTTGTGGATTAACTAATAAAAgccaaaatagtttattaaagtttcttgTTAACTTAAATCCTTCAAAAAGTGGTTCTGAAGAACTTTCGTATTCTATTTTAG atcgtcaaaaacttaaatcaaaaacttattacgttaatttattcattgaatgtttttatgaaagcCAATCatcatttaatgataaaataaaattaatcgtCGATGAACAAGATTATTGGTGGCAAGAGTGGTGGCAGATTTGGATTAACGGTGGAAAAACTTCTTACGAAACTTCTTGTGAAAATTATTTCGTAAATCATTACATTAAATCTGGAAGAAAGTTATCGAGGttaaatgttaagaaaaatattttaagtgatgaagaaaaaaatcttataattcaATGTTCAACAAATGTTCGCGAAGTCTACTTTCTTTGTCCAATTAAATTCGAAGGATGGAAACCGAAAGATAAGATTGAAGTGTTGTTTATGTATATCTCACGTTATTTAATaacgaaaaaagattttgaagaaaattttcttccgTGGATTAATCTTTGTGAAGAAATAACTCTTTCACTTCACAACGACATCGATTTCATTGAAGAGATTTATGAATGGATTCGTTGTTTGAATGTCAAGTGGTTGTTGATCAGGTACCGTGGAAAAGATTTTCGTAACCtcgatgaattaaaaaactttataacacagaaaaatgtttag
- the LOC136076715 gene encoding NACHT, LRR and PYD domains-containing protein 3-like isoform X2 has translation MAQNNTYAKKCENILNSQEFMLSFSECVGVSWKTLGRRLNIEEHYLSMIDEDNPKTDEKAYSMLTTWMQMSDNPTFEELKTALRNMKRIDLIRKIDKFTKTPGSPEITSRFSANKDTSEMCTALKNYYREKYGKINEVQPPLKVPANVDLMDNFVDLCIVDAVKTQMDVVFNFERKIFLEKQIRYTPIPYNEIFMKEKSVILISGVAGIGKTWLLRKCLLDWSNNLIWKSVELVFYLECRRLNQYPSISNINEILNVFYKGIINDFKISNHPALFIIDGLDEFKYLNELRNHSSSCNYPIVNALIEIQNYKYVVAGRVYAIDQYQSISTEHSNKLTVQIMGFNQKGILNYIENKVREEKKDVVKETLNSSPIARAMASVPFYLCSMCKIISDSKERNKNSFLTMTNLYASIFLYFFQNHIIKTNKLMNKIIEDDSNKKYILNICKIAYELFVENKVIFSEEEIQTFIIDFDNNESNLFGFIEKIETDEGCYYQFAHLTIMEFCSSVYAYNCLSIEEIIANKKLESCLSMICGLTNKSQNSLLKFLVNLNPSKSGSEELSYSILDRQKLKSKTYYVNLFIECFYESQSSFNDKIKLIVDEQDYWWQEWWQIWINGGKTSYETSCENYFVNHYIKSGRKLSRLNVKKNILSDEEKNLIIQCSTNVREVYFLCPIKFEGWKPKDKIEVLFMYISRYLITKKDFEENFLPWINLCEEITLSLHNDIDFIEEIYEWIRCLNVKWLLIRYRGKDFRNLDELKNFITQKNV, from the exons ATGGCGCAAAATAATACATATGCAAAGAAGTGTGAAAACATTCTTAATAGCCAAGAGTTCATGTTGAGTTTTAGTGAATGCGTTGGAGTAAGTTGGAAAACTCTTGGACGTAGGTTAAATATTGAAGAACATTATTTAAGTATGATTGATGAAGATAATCCTAAAACTGACGAAAAGGCATATTCAATGTTAACTACATGGATGCAAATGAGTGATAATCCAACATTTGAGGAGTTAAAAACAGCTTTAAGAAACATGAAGAGAATagatttaataagaaaaattgacaaatttacaa aAACTCCAGGTTCACCAGAAATAACTTCAAGATTTTCTGCCAACAAAg atacATCAGAGATGTGCACAGCACTGAAAAATTATTATCGTGAAAAATATGGGAAAATAAATGAAGTACAACCACCGTTAAAAGTACCTGCAAATGTCGATCTGATGGATAATTTTGTTGATCTATGTATTGTTGATGCAGTTAAAACTCAAATggatgttgtttttaattttgaacgaaaaatttttcttgaaaagCAAATAAGATATACACCTATTCcatataatgaaattttcatgAAAGAAAAGTCTGTAATTTTAATATCTGGAGTAGCTGGTATTGGAAAAACATGGTTGCTTCGAAAATGTTTGCTTGATTggtcaaataatttaatttggaaAAGTGTTGAACTTGTGTTTTATTTGGAGTGCAGAAGGCTTAATCAATATCCAAGtatttctaatattaatgaaattctaaatgttttctacaaaggtattataaatgatttcaaaattagtAATCATCCTGCACTGTTTATAATTGATGGATTAGacgagtttaaatatttaaatgagttAAGAAATCACAGTTCAAGTTGTAATTATCCAATCGTTAATGCTTTAATAGAAATTCAAAACTACAAATATGTAGTTGCTGGTAGAGTTTATGCAATTGATCAATACCAAAGTATATCTACAGAGCATAGTAATAAGCTAACCGTTCAAATAATGGGATTTAACCAAAAAGgaatacttaattatattgaaaataaagttagagaagaaaaaaaagatgttgtaaaagaaactttaaacaGCTCTCCAATTGCAAGAGCCATGGCATCTGttccattttatttatgttCCATGTGCAAAATTATTAGTGAttcaaaagaaagaaataaaaattctttcttaACAATGACAAATTTATATGCAAgtattttcttatacttttttcaaaatcacaTCATAAAAACGAATAAATTGATGAATAAGATAATTGAAGACGATTccaataagaaatatattttaaatatttgtaaaattgcatatgaattgtttgttgaaaataaagtaattttttcagaagaagaaattcaaacttttatcaTTGATTTTGATAACAATGAAAGTaatctttttggatttatagAAAAGATTGAAACAGATGAGGGATGTTATTATCAATTTGCACACTTAACAATAATGGAGTTTTGTTCATctgtatatgcatataattgtttaagtatTGAAGAGATTATAGCCAATAAAAAGCTTGAGAGTTGTTTATCGATGATTTGTGGATTAACTAATAAAAgccaaaatagtttattaaagtttcttgTTAACTTAAATCCTTCAAAAAGTGGTTCTGAAGAACTTTCGTATTCTATTTTAG atcgtcaaaaacttaaatcaaaaacttattacgttaatttattcattgaatgtttttatgaaagcCAATCatcatttaatgataaaataaaattaatcgtCGATGAACAAGATTATTGGTGGCAAGAGTGGTGGCAGATTTGGATTAACGGTGGAAAAACTTCTTACGAAACTTCTTGTGAAAATTATTTCGTAAATCATTACATTAAATCTGGAAGAAAGTTATCGAGGttaaatgttaagaaaaatattttaagtgatgaagaaaaaaatcttataattcaATGTTCAACAAATGTTCGCGAAGTCTACTTTCTTTGTCCAATTAAATTCGAAGGATGGAAACCGAAAGATAAGATTGAAGTGTTGTTTATGTATATCTCACGTTATTTAATaacgaaaaaagattttgaagaaaattttcttccgTGGATTAATCTTTGTGAAGAAATAACTCTTTCACTTCACAACGACATCGATTTCATTGAAGAGATTTATGAATGGATTCGTTGTTTGAATGTCAAGTGGTTGTTGATCAGGTACCGTGGAAAAGATTTTCGTAACCtcgatgaattaaaaaactttataacacagaaaaatgtttag